A single Thunnus thynnus chromosome 6, fThuThy2.1, whole genome shotgun sequence DNA region contains:
- the prok1 gene encoding prokineticin-1 gives MTVWNAGDPVQGSRGTDNSCCPVLRVLRESSSPVAVMGFRVVLLSFLLVSLSWSRGAVITGACERDVQCGLGLCCAVSLWLRGLRMCVPRGAEGDECHPFSHKMPYPGKRQHHTCPCLPHLVCTRYADSKYRCTDDFKYMDF, from the exons ATGACCGTCTGGAACGCCGGGGATCCAGTGCAAGGTAGCAGAGGGACCGATAACAGCTGCTGTCCAGTGTTGAGGGTGTTGAGAGAGTCCAGTTCTCCTGTTGCTGTCATGGGCTTCAGGGTGGTGCTGCTGTCCTTTCTCCTGGTGTCTCTGAGCTGGTCCAGAGGAGCCGTCATCACAGGG GCCTGTGAGAGAGATGTGCAGTGTGGTTTGGGTCTGTGCTGTGCCGTCAGTCTATGGCTGAGGGGTCTGAGGATGTGTGTCCCAAGAGGTGCGGAAGGGGATGAATGCCACCCCTTTAGCCACAAG ATGCCCTACCCAGGGAAAAGACAACATCACACCTGCCCATGTCTGCCCCACTTGGTGTGCACCAGGTATGCTGATAGCAAGTACAGATGTACTGATGACTTCAAATACATGGACTTTTAA
- the lamtor5 gene encoding ragulator complex protein LAMTOR5, whose product MESTLEQHLDDTMKNPAVVGVLCTDQQGHNLGCRGSLSDEHGGVVSVLAKQAAALTRDPTDSPTVCLESDSGNILVRSHGTITVAVHKIAS is encoded by the exons ATGGAGTCGACCTTAGAGCAGCATCTTGATGATAC AATGAAGAATCCAGCAGTTGTCGGAGTGCTTTGTACGGATCAACAAGGACACAACCTGGGCT GCCGCGGTTCCCTGTCTGATGAACATGGCggtgttgtttctgttttggcCAAACAAGCCGCAGCTCTCACCAGAGACCCAACAGACTCTCCGACTGTGTGTCTGGAGTCTGACTCCGG aaacatcCTGGTGAGGAGTCATGGCACCATCACAGTAGCTGTTCACAAGATCGCATCTTAA